TATTTTTCCGCAACGTCAGCAATCTTTCGCAAAAGTTCGGGTGTGACAACACCGCATGGAATATGGGGGGCCACGGCATAGGTTTCCTTGTCCCGTTGTATAATAGCGCCTTTTTCACCAAGCTTGAGCATTTGATTCCTCCTTTGTTCGGGTTTACCAAAATTGATGGTACCGTAAAAAGCTTTTTACCGCGGCCGCTGTTTTTACAGGAAGGAAACCCTGCGGCCTGGGTCAGTTTTTTCGCTCCTGACCGTTTACAGAGGTTTCTGTAAACGCTCAATGTCGCTTACAAACCGACCCCGTCCTTGGACTTCCTTGAAAGTCAGATTTCAGATGGCGCCGTAAAAAGTTCAAGATCAAGGCTTGCGCAATTTCGAAGAATGCAGCGTACTTATCCGTACGTGAAATTCTGAGAAATTGCGCGTAACGCAGATATTGGACTTTTTACGGCGCCATCAAAATTATTCCGCAACCCCGTACTCAAGGGCCATTTCCCTGTCAAAGGCCGCTTTTCGGGAAGAGCAGTCCTTTCGCGGACACAGCTGACAATTAAAAAAGCTGACTTCTGTGGGGAAAAAAATCCCGGATTCGGATTTTGACGGATGCATGAGCATGCTCGATGACAGCCGCACGCCGATGGCCTCCTCCACATCGCCCAGAAGGGAAAACAGGGGCCGCTGCTGGGAAAGGGGCCAGTCTTCAAGCGAGCCCACGTTCATATAAGACAGCTTTTCCAGATGATATTGCTCCCGGAGCCGGGCGCACACGCTTTGGATCGCATCCTGGAGGGCCACATTGGCGATGGTGTCCAAATAATATTGTTCGAGATAATCGCTCTGCGCCGCGGCCGTTTCCTCGAGCTGAGCACCGATGGTGATGACAAAGGGAAAGACCCGCCGGGCGGCTTCCAGGTTTTTTCTCAGGACCCGGCTTTGAAAACGCACACCTTCCACGGTTACGCTCTTATCGTCTTTTTGGTCAACATGGCACTCTTTGTAAGCACACTTGGGCCGGATAAGGCCGGCAACCTCCTGAACCGTATTTTCCACGCTCTGCCATTCAGGGCTGTCAGCACTCAGGTGCAGCCTTTTTCTGATTTCCGCGGTATTGATCTGCGGCTGAAAATTGTCCAAAATCTGCATTTACCTGTTTCCTGTCTCCATGATTGATGCGCCTGTAAAAAATTTTTTTTACCGGTAATGTTAAGTGTTAAATGATGAAATGATTAAGTGTTAAGTAAAATCAATAAGTTATTTTTTATTGTTTGGCGATTATAGCAGTCTCAAAACGTTTTACGGTGCCATTCTGATTGGTTTTTTATATATTGAAACCGAGCATTTCAGCCGCCGGGAATTTCGCGTAGACCCTTTATATCAGGGCCCCGCCGTCTGCGATAATGGTTTGGCCGGTCACATAGCTTGATGCCCCGGATGCCAAAAAAATCATGACATTTGCGATTTCATCGGGCTCGCCGATTCTTTTAAGGGGGATGCTTTCGGATAAGGATGCCTTGACCTGCCTTGCCTCATCCTCGCTTTTGTCATGCCAGATGGCATTGAGCAGGCGGGTTTCCACCGCACCGGGAGCAACGGCATTGACCCGGATGTTAAAATCCGCCCACTCCTTGGCCAGCGCCTTTGTGGCCATAACCAGGGCGGCTTTGCTGATGGCATAGGTGCAGGTGGGAACCGCAGGGCTGAAACCGTTGATGGAAGAAACGTTTATGATCGTCCCCCCGCCCTTTTCCTTCATAATCCCGGCCACTGCCTGGCTCAGGAAAAAAGCGCCCTTGAGATTGATATTCATCAGCGCATCCCAGGCCTTTTCCTCCACATCAATGGCCATGGCGGCAATGCTGGTTCCGGCATTGTTGACCAGAATGTCGATTCGGCCGAACTCTGCCACAACTTTTTCAACCAGGTCCCGGATCTGATCCATCCGCCCCACATGTGCGGCCACGGCCAAAGATCGCCGGCCATGTTTTTCCACCTCCGCGGCCACCTCCTCCAGATCCGATATTTTCCGGCTGGTCACGATTACATCTGCACCGGCTTTGGCGAAAGCAACGGCTGTTGCTCTGCCGATTCCACGGCTGCCGCCGGTAATTAATGCCACCTTTCCATCCAGAGAAAATGCGGACTGCTCCATTGGCAAATTCCTTTCCTTTTATATTTCAGGCTGTTTTCGACTGTGCGGATTATATGCAAATCCCTGCCCGTCGAAAACCCGGACTCCGTATTCACAGGGATTTGGACAGGGTAGCGAGATTCAATTTTTTTGTACAGCAAAAATGGGGATGGAAAAGCGATGACAGGCCCCTTCGGGCGGCTGGCAAATTTTTTCTTGTCTCAAACCTATTTTGGGATTATGCTCATAATAAACAATCTTATTTCCAAAGGAGATACAGTCATGAAAATCGCAGTCAGTTCCAAAGGACAATCCCTGCAAGACGGGTTAGATCCCAGTTTTGGTCGATGCCCGGGTTTTGTTGTCTTTGACACAGACACACAGAACACGTCATTTCTGGACAATTCCCGGCAGCAGGACCTGGCCCAGGGCGCGGGCATTCAAGCCGCTCAAATGGTGAGCAATGCCGGTGTGGATGTGCTCATTTCCGGAAAAATCGGTCCCAAGGCCATGGAGGCCCTGAGCCAAAGCCGAATGCAGATTTTCAGCAGCTCGGCAGCCACGGTTCATGAGGCCATTGAAGCCTGGCACCGCAATGCGCTTTCTCCCGTATCCACGGCAACCAGCCAACCCGGAGGCGGCCAGGGCCTGGGCGGCGGCGGCGGCGGCCGCGGTCAGGGCCCCGCCCAGGGCGGACAGGGCAAAGGCGGCGGCGGCCGGGGCCGCGGGCCGGGACAAGGCGGACAGGGTATGGGCGGCGGCGCCAAAGGCAAGGGGCCGGGCCAGGGCGGCCGGGGAAAAGGCGGCGGCGGCAAGGGCGGAATGCGTTAAACATAACAAGTCCAAGCCTTGCCGATAATTCAAAATAAAGGTTTGCACCCGGGGTATGTTCAACATCCTACTCCGGGTGGCTTTTTATGGGCCGGCACTATCTTTGATGGCGCCGTAAAAGTCCAATATCTGCGTTACGCGCAATTTCCCGGAATTTTACGTACGGCTAAGCCCCCTGCATTCTTCGAAATTGCGCAAGCCGTGATCTTGAACTGTTTACTGCGCTATCTGAAATCAGACTTTTTACGGTGCCGTCATCTTTGTCGGCATTTACAAAACGATTCAGCCAAAAACAGAAAAAGTAATGGAGACTTGATGGAAACCGAACTCAGAAAAAAACATTTTAACAACCAGTGGAAATTGCCCCTGCTTCCGGACTATATCATGCGCTGGGCGGATCTGACGCCTGAAAGTGACTGCATCGTCTTTGCTGACACCGGACGGGTCATCAGTTATCAGGAGTTTGACCGCTTAAGCGACCTGTATGCCATGCGCCTGAAAAAAATGGGGATCAAAAAGGAAGACATTGTGGTCACCCAGTTTCTGGCTGTGCCTGAATTTTACCTGCTGGTATACGGGTGCCTGAAAGCCGGGGCCATTATTTCCCCGCTGGATGTAAAACAACAGGCCGGTGAAGTGATCCGGGATCTTGACAAAATTGAGCCAAAAGCGTTTTTCTGCCTGGGCAAAACCCACATCCGCGATTTTTCAGAAGTTGCCGCGGAAGTAAAGGGAAACTGCCCGTATGTGGACCATATTGTCCAATTGTCGTCCACGGCAGACGGCACTGACATCATTGAAGGGGCGCAGGATTTTAACAAACTCTTTGATGAAAACACTCTGGCTGAATTGGGCAGCGATGATGCACTGGTCAATGAATTGCGAAGCGACTATGATGCCCTCTCCCCCCGTGATCCCGCCCTGATTATCTTTACCACCGGCACCACCGGCGCGCCCAAGCCGGCACTCATGTCCCATTTGAGCATAATGACAAACAATGCCGTATTTTCCAGGGGCGTCGGGCTATACGGCACTGATTACCGTTTTCTAAACATCATGCCCACCAGCCATGTGGCCGGCACAGCCCAGGGTCCCATGACAGCCTGGTTCTGCGGCGGGGCCATTATAACCGTAAGCATGTTTGAACCCGCCAAGGCCCTGGCTGCGGTGGAAAAGTACAAGGCCACATTTTTCGGCGGGGTTCCCACCATGTTCAGAATGGTCTGGGCGCTTCCGGACTACAAGGATTACGACTTAAGCAGCCTCAGATATTCTCTTTACGGCGGAAGCGCCGTAGACACGGCCTTTTTAAAAGAAATGGCCAAAATGTCGCCCACGTTTGGAACAGCCCTGGGAATGACGGAATGTTCCGGTTATTTTACATGCACGCCAAAGGGGATTTCCGTGGAAGAAATGGCCGGCCAGGTGGGCCAGTTTTACCCGGAACTGGCCATGGTGACCATCAGGGAACCAATGAATGAAGACCGCACGGCCGGTCAGCAACTCCAGGACGGCCAGGCCGGAGAAATATGCGTCCAGGGCGACGTGGTGTTTTCAGGCTATTACAACAATCCTGAGGCGACCGCCAAAACCATATCCAGAGAGGGCATCCTTTATACCGGGGACATGGGTTATCTGCAAAACATGGGCAGTTATAAGGCCCTTGTTTTTTCAGGCCGGCGCAAGTTCGTCATCAAGCCCAAAGGCTATCTGGTCTTTCCCGATGAAGTGGCTGACTTTCTGGCCCGGCATCCGGATATCGCCGAGGCTCAGGTGGTGGGCGTGCCGCACAAAATGTATGAGGACGGGGTATTTGCCTTTGTCCGGCCCAGATCCGGCGAAACAATCAATACCCAGGCCGTGTTTGATTACTGCAAAGGCATGGCCTCATATAAACGACCCATTCACATCGAAGTCTGGCCGGCTGACGAGCAATTTCCCTTAAACAAGACAGGAAAAGTCGATGCCATGGCCCTTATTGAAAAGGCCCGGTCCATCACTGAACAACTGCGGCAAAAAGGCGGCTGGGACGCAGCATAACCACAGGCGGATTTCAAAATGGCGGAGTCCGGCAAAACCGCCTTGACTTTGGGGCAGCCATAAGCAACAAATATGCAGGGTTTCTTTTGAATGATGGCACCGTAAAAAGTCTGACTTTAGATGGTGCCGAAAAAAGTTCAAGATCAAGGCTTGCGCAATTTCGAAGAATGCAGCGTACTTATCTGCACGTGAAATTCTGAGAAATTGCGCGTAACGCAGATATTGGACTTTTACGGCGCCATCTTTGAATCATCAGTGAAAAAGGAGAAGAGCATATGTCGGAAAGTCAGGTGGCGCTCAACAAGAACCGCGCAAAAAACCTCGGCCGGTTTGCTGAAGTCATGCCGGAGACTGCAAAACAGATCAAGGCCCAGATGGACGAGGCCTACAAGGACGGGGCCCTTGACACCAAGACCAAGCGACTCATGGCCATGGCCGTGGCCCTCGGCGCCGGATGCAGAAACTGCGTGCTGGGCCACGCCATGGGTGCCCTGGATAAAGGGGCTACCAAGGAAGAAATCCTGGAGACCCTGGCGGTGGTCACCAGTATGAGAGGCACTACCGGGGTGGCCGAATCCCTGCGGGTTATCCAGTTGCTCGACGAACTCGAAATGCTGTAGACAAGCGGCATGGGGG
This genomic stretch from Desulfosalsimonas propionicica harbors:
- a CDS encoding vitamin B12 dependent methionine synthase, with amino-acid sequence MQILDNFQPQINTAEIRKRLHLSADSPEWQSVENTVQEVAGLIRPKCAYKECHVDQKDDKSVTVEGVRFQSRVLRKNLEAARRVFPFVITIGAQLEETAAAQSDYLEQYYLDTIANVALQDAIQSVCARLREQYHLEKLSYMNVGSLEDWPLSQQRPLFSLLGDVEEAIGVRLSSSMLMHPSKSESGIFFPTEVSFFNCQLCPRKDCSSRKAAFDREMALEYGVAE
- a CDS encoding SDR family NAD(P)-dependent oxidoreductase encodes the protein MEQSAFSLDGKVALITGGSRGIGRATAVAFAKAGADVIVTSRKISDLEEVAAEVEKHGRRSLAVAAHVGRMDQIRDLVEKVVAEFGRIDILVNNAGTSIAAMAIDVEEKAWDALMNINLKGAFFLSQAVAGIMKEKGGGTIINVSSINGFSPAVPTCTYAISKAALVMATKALAKEWADFNIRVNAVAPGAVETRLLNAIWHDKSEDEARQVKASLSESIPLKRIGEPDEIANVMIFLASGASSYVTGQTIIADGGALI
- a CDS encoding NifB/NifX family molybdenum-iron cluster-binding protein, with protein sequence MKIAVSSKGQSLQDGLDPSFGRCPGFVVFDTDTQNTSFLDNSRQQDLAQGAGIQAAQMVSNAGVDVLISGKIGPKAMEALSQSRMQIFSSSAATVHEAIEAWHRNALSPVSTATSQPGGGQGLGGGGGGRGQGPAQGGQGKGGGGRGRGPGQGGQGMGGGAKGKGPGQGGRGKGGGGKGGMR
- a CDS encoding class I adenylate-forming enzyme family protein, which codes for METELRKKHFNNQWKLPLLPDYIMRWADLTPESDCIVFADTGRVISYQEFDRLSDLYAMRLKKMGIKKEDIVVTQFLAVPEFYLLVYGCLKAGAIISPLDVKQQAGEVIRDLDKIEPKAFFCLGKTHIRDFSEVAAEVKGNCPYVDHIVQLSSTADGTDIIEGAQDFNKLFDENTLAELGSDDALVNELRSDYDALSPRDPALIIFTTGTTGAPKPALMSHLSIMTNNAVFSRGVGLYGTDYRFLNIMPTSHVAGTAQGPMTAWFCGGAIITVSMFEPAKALAAVEKYKATFFGGVPTMFRMVWALPDYKDYDLSSLRYSLYGGSAVDTAFLKEMAKMSPTFGTALGMTECSGYFTCTPKGISVEEMAGQVGQFYPELAMVTIREPMNEDRTAGQQLQDGQAGEICVQGDVVFSGYYNNPEATAKTISREGILYTGDMGYLQNMGSYKALVFSGRRKFVIKPKGYLVFPDEVADFLARHPDIAEAQVVGVPHKMYEDGVFAFVRPRSGETINTQAVFDYCKGMASYKRPIHIEVWPADEQFPLNKTGKVDAMALIEKARSITEQLRQKGGWDAA
- a CDS encoding carboxymuconolactone decarboxylase family protein; the encoded protein is MSESQVALNKNRAKNLGRFAEVMPETAKQIKAQMDEAYKDGALDTKTKRLMAMAVALGAGCRNCVLGHAMGALDKGATKEEILETLAVVTSMRGTTGVAESLRVIQLLDELEML